The following are encoded in a window of Primulina eburnea isolate SZY01 chromosome 4, ASM2296580v1, whole genome shotgun sequence genomic DNA:
- the LOC140830218 gene encoding uncharacterized protein has product MVQPNEEEVWRVFVDEASSLAGCGVGVVIIYPWGEKIKLALRIDPRVTNNEAEYEAVLAGIQASREVGASRIILYSDSQLITQQIKGVYEAKDDRMLKYLQLIKARAEVFTDWGIEQIPREENSEADTLTKMTASFSEVNTREVLRVSWLILSTEEEILPEPEDSWMTHLIKFIINNELPEDRARAQRTKRQAPRFVLLNKILYRRSFQGPLLKCLSEREVDYVLREIHEGCYAENLGGISLARKTMLAGFW; this is encoded by the coding sequence ATGGTCCAGCCCAATGAAGAGGAAGTATGGAGAGTATTCGTGGATGAGGCTTCTAGCCTTGCTGGATGCGGAGTAGGGGTTGTGATAATATATCCATGGGGAGAAAAGATTAAACTGGCACTTAGAATTGACCCCCGGGTAACCAACAATGAGGCTGAGTATGAGGCTGTCCTGGCTGGTATCCAAGCCTCCCGGGAAGTCGGGGCTTCCCGGATTATTCTATATTCTGATTCACAACTCATTACTCAACAAATAAAGGGCGTGTATGAGGCTAAGGATGACAGGATGCTAAAATATTTACAGCTCATCAAAGCTCGAGCAGAGGTTTTTACGGATTGGGGTATTGAACAAATACCCCGGGAAGAAAATAGTGAGGCAGATACTCTGACAAAAATGACTGCTTCTTTTTCAGAAGTTAATACTCGGGAGGTCTTGCGTGTTTCCTGGTTGATCCTTTCTACTGAGGAAGAAATATTACCAGAACCAGAGGACTCCTGGATGACACATCTGATcaaattcataataaataatGAGTTGCCCGAAGATAGAGCTCGAGCTCAGAGAACTAAGAGACAAGCTCCCAGGTTTGTTCTCTTAAATAAGATTTTGTACAGGAGATCATTCCAGGGACCTCTTTTGAAATGCTTATCTGAGAGAGAAGTGGATTATGTCCTCCGAGAAATTCATGAAGGTTGTTATGCCGAGAACCTCGGGGGAATATCTTTGGCTCGAAAAACAATGCTTGCCGGTTTCTGGTAG